A window of Elgaria multicarinata webbii isolate HBS135686 ecotype San Diego chromosome 2, rElgMul1.1.pri, whole genome shotgun sequence contains these coding sequences:
- the LOC134393331 gene encoding olfactory receptor 5AS1-like: MYFFLNNLAFLDLSYASAITPKMLVNFLTRRKTISFAGCIVQMYLFASFADAECLLLAAMAYDRYMAICNPLHYPVLMSRKVCVWLVAGSYLMGSMSSLMHTYFTFRLSFCKSNVINHFFCDIPPLLALSCSDTHFNELLLFALCGFIQTSTFLFILISYACILCTILRIHSTEGRHKAFSTCTSHLTAVALYYGTLLFTYLRPSSSYVLDTDKIIAVFYTIVFPMLNPLIYSLRNEDVKDTLSKIRQRKLLALKRTQCT, translated from the coding sequence ATGTACTTTTTCCTGAACAACCTGGCCTTCCTAGACCTCAGTTATGCTTCTGCCATTACACCCAAGATGCTGGTCAATTTCTTAACAAGAAGGAAAACTATCTCATTTGCAGGATGCATCGTGCAAATGTATCTGTTTGCTTCCTTTGCAGATGCAGAGTGCCTCCTGTTGGCTGCCATGGCATATGACCGTTACATGGCCATTTGTAACCCATTGCACTATCCTGTGCTTATGTCCCGTAAGGTGTGTGTTTGGCTGGTAGCCGGCTCTTATCTCATGGGCAGCATGAGCTCACTAATGCACACTTATTTCACATTCCGTCTTTCCTTCTGCAAGTCCAATGTTATCAATCATTTCTTCTGTGACATCCCTCCTTTGTTAGCCCTCTCTTGCTCTGACACGCACTTCAATGAACTCCTCCTCTTTGCCCTGTGTGGTTTCATCCAAACTAGCACTTTCTTGTTCATCCTGATCTCCTATGCCTGTATTCTTTGCACCATCTTGAGGATACACTCTACGGAAGGCCGCCACAAAGCCTTTTCGACATGCACCTCCCACTTAACAGCTGTCGCTTTGTACTATGGCACGCTCCTCTTCACCTATTTGCGGCCAAGCTCCAGCTATGTTCTGGATACGGACAAAATAATTGCAGTGTTTTATACCATCGTTTTCCCCATGTTGAACCCCTTGATCTACAGCTTGAGAAATGAAGATGTGAAGGACACCCTCAGCAAAATACGACAAAGAAAATTGCTGGCACTCAAAAGGACTCAGTGCACTTGA
- the LOC134392502 gene encoding olfactory receptor 5AS1-like, with the protein MKTNLEEMDEWNYTTVTEFILLGFTDHQDIKAILFVLFLAIYVATLVGNISIIILIGISPTLHNPMYFFLNNLAFLDLSYSSAITPKMLVNFLAERKTISFTGCIAQMYLFASFADAECLVLAAMAYDRYMAICNPLLYPVLMSHKVCICLVTGSYLTGSISSLVHTCLIFRLSFCGSNAINHFFCDIPPLLALSCSNTHTNEILLFTLCGFIQTTTFLFILISYACILCTILRIPSAEGRHKAFSTCTSHLTAVVLYYSTLLFMYLRPSSSYALDTDKIISVFYTVVFPMVNPLIYCLRNKEVKEALKRALERNVCCH; encoded by the coding sequence ATGAAAACAAATCTGGAAGAAATGGATGAGTGGAATTATACTACCGTGACTGAATTCATACTTCTTGGCTTCACAGATCATCAAGATATTAAGGCCATTCTCTTTGTGCTCTTCCTAGCCATCTATGTGGCCACTCTAGTGGGGAACATTAGCATCATCATATTAATCGGTATCAGTCCCACTTTGCACAATCCAATGTACTTTTTCCTGAACAACCTGGCTTTCCTAGACCTCAGTTATTCTTCTGCCATTACTCCCAAGATGCTGGTCAATTTCTTAGCAGAAAGGAAGACCATTTCGTTCACAGGATGCATTGCTCAAATGTACCTTTTTGCTTCCTTTGCAGATGCGGAGTGCCTCGTGCTGGCTGCCATGGCATATGACCGCTACATGGCCATTTGTAACCCACTACTCTATCCAGTTCTCATGTCCCACAAGGTGTGCATCTGTCTAGTAACGGGCTCCTATCTCACAGGCAGCATAAGTTCATTGGTGCATACTTGTTTAATATTCCGTCTTTCCTTCTGTGGTTCCAATGCCATCAATCATTTCTTCTGTGACATCCCTCCATTGTTAGCTCTCTCCTGCTCGAACACCCATACCAATGAAATCCTTCTCTTTACCCTGTGTGGTTTCATCCAAACTACCACATTCTTGTTCATCCTTATTTCCTATGCCTGTATCCTATGCACCATTTTGAGGATCCCTTCTGCAGAAGGACGTCACAAAGCCTTTTCGACTTGCACATCCCATTTGACAGCCGTTGTCCTTTACTATAGCACTCTGCTTTTCATGTACTTACGTCCTAGTTCCAGCTATGCCCTGGATACAGACAAAATCATCTCAGTTTTTTATACAGTGGTGTTTCCCATGGTGAATCCCTTGATCTACTGCCTGAGAAACAAAGAAGTGAAGGAAGCATTGAAGAGAGCATTGGAAAGAAATGTGTGCTGTCATTAG